In Drosophila santomea strain STO CAGO 1482 chromosome 3L, Prin_Dsan_1.1, whole genome shotgun sequence, a single window of DNA contains:
- the LOC120450111 gene encoding uncharacterized protein LOC120450111 isoform X1, whose product MERRQALDSSMSSLYSVASSSNPNPRQPHTGHQLQTQQSQQSQQSQLDAFNYSATMSSSSPTPSQAMSTAMSTGTGTTHTTPPSSSSLRATTIGTVVVRCGPIQLVIALLQSPEKIYIKVVELEPKITALGENLDESLRMQREHDETLRNLQSLPGPMDEFVQKADKLLASKRISSELVNAMADTLNIIWQDILNLLQDRQHLLILCTQFHDKMTQCFRKMDQLELACEETLHPPDVPRVQEFLNRFKQLRIDMLTGVMAALKDGNELLAQLEELEKLETLDTRPEHIKRDATRAVHQVQQWLEALHDRRNALELAWQTRKIQMEQCLALALLGRELVDLEAALQQARMELNTMYSLGECEHTANEMLTKYREWKQQALLLRDRALKITRAKEKVQSAGHFTEEDACARAYAVLSGCTEHLDLVDQREHWLHQSREFFAKAEHTVSVLEKLELELTSVKLPPHSPESYAMYSKVDRDVRNFTEEPLRLGYGILDEVGRTQPETQGVKRVLDELENRKIYIQGICANSSEDQQKVQRALSEFLSHHNELLAWLRASGQLQLQQSVDMGSNLQQAKQFLLQHHELMQDLEIKGELINLLLESIKVHLESLSPQERYDVDSKAESLHKHWIELKDLVLKRVDYVSLLIDFFELANELSSQLDNLQRQLQQTPDEHKLQFLQATWTGIASTFGEMKSRGQRFINLKIVDPYLETKSSAQAVQETLNDFSKRQVDVTSSLENWTTNIAEKREVEYLLDKVMSDNEETVAKSTQVDTQLYPVFTSQSVDSKQLLISTREKLTNVTQDIERAQDEIQQRIQTTLGIQTKDQPSLAKIEQVINNLRMLKAKLDGIKYDYRTLVESVVQFLENIVQLRREIDDYFARQQKEPASGADRSIAEHEKFRDQCMDKFRSLITQSELLIDRVRVLEPPGAREIDTDRILKLLENLRLHFESNSSARMSTLERLEKIEQFRSDLEDIDRSLDSVSQQLHEINNQSVDSLAAAKTTSLAFEYFERTIECSMPRQLKSTRHQRRWGQTAHTIELLEKRIEKFTESTSQQLFITNPESERYVKDELRKLNDKWQSFKDQVKQKRKSLNQATDFFEVVEKIDAEYREISYFYTSVSNKVPYLRDSVEAGNLVNDIENYVTSREAALRSKLDSASQCAHDMNKVSSLYNDVMNIFQSFIKLKMDINVVQERLKHEQRQKEQRERDARDQAEREKAIKEAEAKERLHREEQSRLESQRQQAAIEQAQRELAARELALREQAVREEESRLQAIREQASREQLAREQAAREEELRIQSLREIARREEEVRLQNIRDEETRIRREEEERIRRENESRSKREEEARIQREEITRLQTLRDQVDQQRIVTENIRKDIQVNSIFTELRYASPLFTRPLKDAVTREGDRFVFECEVTGTPEPAVEWFKDGISIQTNSDYKTTFDKGICRLVIEETFAADSARFSCRASNLVGTCDTNATLSVRENAAEVQLVPPRILRFLQSGKATEGSSFQFACVVAGVPLPTVQWFKNDKCIDDSPDYVISYNNGEATLKFEEVFLEDDAVYTCSASNPAGIEHCSASLIVEPLEPTELPSFKVPLSNAMARVGQKIKLEAIVGGIPRPEVYWLHNGKPFQPRDSKYEYGRVTLIIPQAYPNDAGSYVLSAKNLAGEAYTSCNVIVKGRLPNETSDSEMASDIEPIKPAVHLPLKDVSIFEGKPVRLDCVIVGQPEPEVIWYHNERPVKESADVQLLFQGDRCSLIIQEVYQEDAGHYKVVAINSAGEASSSCELKVTPLNQAEPATRAQAERQSLPKDSQPKFERLLSDVLADEGEQVVLEVQASGDQPLTAQWFLTNKELHLDHRITTQSDSELGIFKLILNNVSGDDKGVYTVKVTNPAGDAKCFSHLIVKSVNAPENRRSSQSSVEIIDRHQCPEFKELFSDKQGEIDEVIKFECIVKGKPTPKVHWFFNDQPVHGHNFLVSTSGERQVLTIQKLTHDAVGKISCVAENEAGKATCVAFLNIRGSGLPASSDVQTVSQEHNTESSRVTIKKQTFTTTSTSQVNSYEGNAPQTEVHHSSAHIDQSLKQLGQQRPEIVESHHYQELHKSKEMSSPSVQQKSFSFIQSSGANGQSAVAIPDSPTRLRREIAPRFTTPLSGKIVDQGADVSMEAIYDGFPSPEIKVEKNGGQLFEDAHTRISNKCNRVTIELKQVGVADAGRYAVTASNTVGQSTSTADLVVKKTIFPPVFGRRLQAQVSKKGEKLTMEVEVTGLPEPTVTWLKDDKPLKDAGISEHRLLAQGNSYRLIIEKAQTTDSGKYMVRATNAGGEAKSIADCAILEPSPERLQEVVKTIVYETGPVAPASEFKTEVPNQSQNSENQQSYQSSQTEVTSANDLHGLSESKVITEHRCTTEATMRLEHKSNYLDLPELTARPKTPTTNDTITITTNTATASMDQPDLTQPTITTTTTNKAPPPVPPKPCTPVVATTYGQQQQPPQTLTSTRYEQSEHKSTTSSSSFDYFKKIDEETIIQRPNPLTFKPLETVVRQPQAQSLAEELRSLNLIPGDAPEFCYSPKTERSEPKIPLITEKIKILSEVQPKEPPPQGGVPVFPPPLGLQTVQHESTTTKEVKVEYGQPIVRPAAVLATPAQQNPRSPSPKPSAEGVAMSRLWTPTGVTGYTSDVEQKSEKTVISKLATPTPTKELNAPFLVNQIVKSIPTTSPVTHLVNVVLEPGTPPEICFAPKVEETRRRSLVETMEQKLEQNLIQGPSKVLPHSVPTLTPNTAPPVQSKPLGNTTYRPPPPVLPTRLGIYESDYESDRYKYSGSESDVEPGVRKQPQLTAMETSFKSSGYTADTEEHSSYRKSESSFYETKSSSTIGSAPPQTQFPKLQPEPPAPIYFTPKPQPQVQPQAPPSQSNVHSQEAKDYKYTSSSMTSNYSHNMQSSSSSSHHETKFSSTSAPPPVVTYPSPIPAQRKTPAAEFSDYSSEIDERFRSVSRTNESDAEIKGYRVVFPPTPTPRTNIATNGHKSPVVVITPSPMEFEPTPQDYARPKFEPIGKEIRHEIKTETSSKQSKFMQNQHQSQPVFKTKPVAAKFIAATQQQQQKQPQATARPTMYYNAVAGAPMHVAKMATETKNVMQMHESTESSQRVVNMQQTKRVIHFDSAQEQRDQQILEPIPYSPATSRTPSRQSHLPPPATPTKFVPGEFRESDYESEVDGARIQPLWSPYGDGLTKGFRRVAPPQGAGRSCSLPRTYERVLSPMEFDRGPEMPSKIHVDINTLRKEQRGGSTVTTQNRTQSLNRNTTMRKQQQHQQQQQQQQSMDQIDRAGTLPRYGYGSLQQQAENQGRRMGSTFLQKSHQFVDDVSREIRSSASNGIRPGFKRAPSEGSSQQPQAFRDESRVSQYGTKCVDPNTGLIYFKYDFGYEFGILFPGEGHKFVSSQWNSSGNSNSNVMPIKNGRHSPYPLKLPPGNELVIPVQHERTAQGYSSDNEVQRRSQTRNWSSTRPMAPRTVNSHKRYSLPSGHSLDIHLDRLHAQAPRLPPDQMIRTVPELPNTEPVNAHLNRDELAQRQPLFITPLKDIAVGVGGTARFECIVQAHPQPQVNWTHNGGLLESGSRHCIEYRNGVCRLTLPQAYPDDNGSYACTAINPLGAATTSGNLTVSSTNRGFRY is encoded by the exons ATGGAACGCCGCCAAGCCCTAGACTCATCGATGTCTTCGCTCTACTCGGTCGCCTCCTCCTCGAATCCCAATCCCCGCCAGCCGCACACCGGCCACCAACTTCAGACGCAGCAGTCCCAGCAATCTCAGCAGTCCCAGCTAGACGCCTTCAATTATTCAGCAACAATGTCATCATCGTCGCCGACTCCAAGTCAGGCCATGTCCACAGCCATGTCCACGGGCACGGGCACCACCCACACCACACCgccatcctcctcctccctgAGAGCCACCACCATTGGCACCGTTGTCGTCCGATGCGGACCCATCCAGCTGGTGATAGCGCTCCTACAA AGTCCGGAAAAGATCTACATCAAAGTGGTGGAATTGGAGCCAAAGATCACAGCGCTTGGGGAGAATCTGGACGAATCTCTGCGCATGCAAAGGGAGCATGATGAAACTCTTCGCAACCTACAG AGTCTGCCAGGACCAATGGATGAGTTCGTCCAGAAGGCGGACAAACTGTTGGCTAGCAAGCGCATCAGTTCGGAACTGGTCAATGCCATGGCCGATACGCTCAACATCATTTGGCAGGACATACTGAATCTTCTGCAGGATCGTCAGCACCTTCTGATACTGTGCACACAGTTCCACGATAAGATGACGCAGTGCTTCAGGAAGATGGACCAACTGGAACTGGCCTGCGAGGAGACACTCCATCCACCGGATGTGCCGCGTGTCCAGGAATTCCTGAACAGATTCAAGCAGCTGAGGATAGACATGCTCACCGGTGTGATGGCAGCCCTGAAAGATGGCAATGAGCTGCTGGCGCAACTGGAGGAGTTGGAAAAGCTGGAGACTCTCGATACAAGACCGGAGCACATTAAACGAGACGCAACGAGGGCAGTTCACCAAGTTCAGCAGTGGCTAGAGGCTCTGCACGACCGGAGAAACGCCCTAGAACTCGCCTGGCAGACGAGGAAAATCCAAATGGAGCAGTGTCTCGCATTGGCATTGTTGGGTAGGGAATTAGTCGACCTGGAGGCAGCTCTCCAGCAAGCCAGAATGGAGCTGAATACCATGTACAGCCTGGGCGAGTGCGAGCACACGGCCAATGAAATGCTCACCAAATACAGGGAGTGGAAACAGCAGGCCCTACTCCTCCGGGATCGTGCTCTTAAGATCACGCGAGCCAAGGAGAAGGTCCAGTCCGCTGGTCACTTCACCGAAGAAGACGCATGTGCTAGGGCTTATGCGGTCTTAAGTGGCTGCACAGAGCACTTGGATCTGGTGGATCAGCGAGAACACTGGCTGCATCAATCCCGAGAGTTTTTCGCCAAGGCTGAGCACACTGTGAGTGTTCTGGAGAAACTAGAACTGGAGCTGACCAGCGTGAAACTGCCTCCTCATTCGCCGGAGAGCTATGCCATGTACTCCAAAGTGGATCGCGATGTTCGCAACTTTACCGAGGAACCTTTGCGCTTGGGTTATGGCATTCTCGACGAAGTGGGACGCACTCAGCCGGAGACTCAAGGTGTGAAGAGAGTCCTTGACGAGTTGGAGAACAGGAAGATTTACATCCAGGGAATCTGTGCCAACAGCAGCGAGGATCAGCAGAAGGTTCAGCGAGCATTGAGCGAATTCCTGAGCCACCACAATGAGCTTTTGGCCTGGCTGAGAGCCTCCGGCCAACTCCAATTGCAGCAAAGCGTGGATATGGGCTCAAATCTCCAACAGGCCAAGCAGTTCCTTCTCCAGCACCATGAACTCATGCAGGATCTCGAG ATAAAAGGCGAACTGATCAACCTGCTGCTCGAATCCATCAAGGTCCATCTGGAATCCTTGAGTCCGCAAGAGCGCTACGATGTGGACTCCAAGGCGGAATCCCTGCACAAGCATTGGATCGAACTTAAGGACCTGGTTCTTAAGCGCGTGGACTACGTGTCCTTGCTGATAGACTTCTTTGAGCTGGCCAACGAGCTCTCCAGCCAGCTGGACAACTTGCAGCGCCAACTGCAGCAAACTCCAGACGAGCACAAGCTGCAATTCCTCCAGGCCACTTGGACGGGCATCGCATCCACCTTCGGAGAGATGAAGTCCCGCGGACAGCGATTCATCAACCTAAAA ATTGTGGATCCATATCTCGAGACCAAATCCTCGGCACAGGCGGTGCAAGAGACGCTGAACGACTTCAGTAAGCGGCAGGTCGACGTGACGAGCAGTTTGGAGAATTGGACAACGAACATTGCGGAGAAGCGAGAAGTCGAATATCTACTCGATAAAGTCATGAGCGACAACGAGGAG ACCGTGGCCAAGAGCACCCAGGTGGACACGCAGTTGTACCCCGTATTCACTTCCCAGAGCGTGGACTCCAAGCAGCTGTTGATCAGCACCCGCGAGAAGCTGACTAACGTGACCCAGGACATCGAACGGGCCCAGGATGAGATACAGCAGCGCATCCAGACGACGCTGGGCATTCAGACCAAGGATCAGCCATCGCTGGCCAAGATCGAGCAGGTGATCAACAACCTGCGCATGCTGAAGGCCAAGTTGGACGGCATCAAGTACGATTATCGCACTTTGGTGGAGAGTGTGGTTCAGTTTCTGGAGAACATAGTGCAGCTGCGTCGCGAAATCGACGACTACTTCGCCAGGCAGCAGAAAGAACCCGCATCCGGCGCTGATCGCAGCATTGCGGAGCACGAGAAATTCCGCGATCAGTGCATGGATAAATTTAGATCGCTAATCACACAATCCGAGCTGCTGATCGATCGAGTGCGCGTACTGGAACCGCCGGGTGCCCGGGAAATCGACACCGACCGCATACTGAAGCTGCTCGAGAACCTGCGCCTTCACTTCGAGTCCAACAGCAGTGCACGCATGTCCACCCTAGAGCGTCTGGAGAAGATCGAGCAGTTCCGCTCCGATCTCGAGGACATCGATCGAAGCCTGGACAGCGTTAGCCAGCAGCTGCACGAGATCAACAACCAGAGCGTCGACAGTCTGGCGGCGGCCAAAACCACGTCGCTGGCGTTTGAGTATTTTGAACGGACCATAGAG TGTTCAATGCCCAGGCAATTGAAATCAACGCGCCATCAGCGACGCTGGGGCCAAACAGCCCACACGATTGAG CTGCTCGAGAAGCGGATCGAGAAGTTTACGGAGTCCACGAGCCAACAGCTTTTTATTACCAATCCCGAGAGCGAGCGGTACGTCAAGGACGAACTGCGCAAACTCAACGACAAATGGCAGAGCTTCAAGGATCAAGTGAAGCAGAAACGAAAGAGCCTCAACCAGGCGACCGACTTCTTCGAAGTGGTCGAGAAG ATCGACGCGGAGTACCGTGAGATTAGCTACTTTTACACCAGCGTGTCCAACAAGGTTCCATATCTGCGCGATTCCGTGGAAGCGGGAAATTTGGTCAATGATATCGAAAACTATGTGACCAGCCGGGAGGCTGCTCTGCGCTCCAAGTTGGATAGTGCCTCGCAATGTGCCCACGATATGAACAAGGTGTCGTCGCTGTACAACGATGTAATGAACATCTTCCAGTCCTTCATCAAGCTTAAGATGGACATTAATGTGGTGCAAGAGAGGCTGAAGCACGAGCAGCGCCAAAAGGAGCAAAGGGAACGGGATGCTCGCGACCAAGCCGAACGGGAGAAGGCTATAAAGGAAGCGGAGGCCAAGGAAAGACTGCACAGAGAAGAGCAATCCCGCCTGGAGAGCCAGCGCCAGCAGGCGGCCATTGAGCAAGCTCAGAGGGAATTGGCAGCCAGAGAATTGGCTCTGAGGGAGCAAGCTGTCCGGGAGGAGGAGTCTAGACTGCAGGCCATTCGGGAGCAGGCCAGTCGAGAACAATTGGCCAGGGAACAGGCAGCCAGGGAGGAGGAGTTACGCATCCAATCGCTTAGGGAGATTGCCCGCAGGGAAGAGGAAGTGCGCCTCCAAAATATCAGGGATGAGGAAACCCGCATTCGccgcgaggaggaggagcgcaTTCGTAGAGAAAACGAGTCACGATCGAAGCGCGAAGAGGAAGCCCGCATCCAGCGTGAGGAGATCACCAGACTCCAGACCCTACGCGATCAGGTGGACCAGCAGCGAATTGTAACCGAAAACATCCGCAAGGACATTCAGGTTAACTCCATTTTCACGGAGCTGCGCTATGCCTCTCCGCTTTTCACCCGTCCTCTGAAAGATGCAGTTACCCGCGAGGGAGACCGATTCGTCTTCGAATGCGAGGTCACGGGAACTCCGGAACCCGCCGTGGAATGGTTCAAGGATGGCATCAGTATCCAAACTAATTCCGATTATAAGACCACCTTCGATAAGGGAATCTGCAGATTGGTAATCGAGGAAACCTTTGCCGCAGACTCAGCTCGTTTCAGTTGCCGAGCCTCGAATCTGGTGGGTACTTGCGATACTAATGCCACTTTATCCGTCCGGGAAAATGCAGCCGAAGTGCAGTTGGTTCCACCACGGATCCTTCGGTTCTTGCAGAGTGGCAAGGCCACCGAGGGAAGCTCCTTTCAGTTTGCTTGCGTGGTGGCTGGAGTTCCCTTGCCCACTGTTCAGTGGTTCAAAAATGACAAGTGCATCGACGATTCTCCGGATTACGTGATCAGCTACAACAATGGTGAGGCCACTCTGAAGTTCGAGGAGGTCTTTTTGGAGGATGATGCGGTGTACACCTGCAGTGCCTCCAATCCGGCAGGCATTGAACATTGCTCGGCTTCTCTGATTGTGGAAC CTCTGGAACCCACAGAGCTACCCAGTTTCAAGGTTCCCCTTTCAAATGCCATGGCGCGTGTGGGTCAGAAAATCAAGCTGGAGGCCATCGTGGGCGGAATTCCCAGGCCAGAAGTCTACTGGCTGCACAATGGCAAACCCTTCCAGCCGCGCGATTCCAAG TACGAATACGGCCGCGTAACGCTGATAATCCCGCAGGCTTATCCCAACGACGCCGGATCCTACGTCCTGAGCGCCAAGAACCTGGCTGGCGAAGCCTATACCAGTTGCAACGTGATAGTAAAGGGTCGACTGCCCAACGAGACCTCCGATTCCGAGATGGCCAGCGATATAGAACCGATCAAACCCGCCGTGCACTTGCCCCTGAAGGATGTCTCCATATTCGAGGGTAAGCCCGTGAGGCTGGACTGCGTGATTGTGGGTCAACCCGAGCCCGAGGTCATCTGGTACCACAATGAGCGACCTGTTAAGGAGTCCGCCGACGTTCAGTTGCTTTTCCAAGGGGACAGATGCTCCCTAATCATCCAAGAGGTGTACCAAGAGGATGCAGGGCACTACAAGGTGGTGGCCATTAATTCGGCTGGAGAAGCTTCCAGTAGTTGTGAACTCAAGGTTACTCCTCTGAATCAAGCGGAACCTGCCACTCGGGCGCAGGCGGAGAGGCAATCCTTACCGAAAGACTCGCAGCCAAAGTTCGAGAGACTTCTATCCGATGTCTTGGCAGATGAAGGCGAGCAAGTGGTCCTCGAGGTGCAGGCCAGTGGCGACCAACCCTTGACGGCCCAGTGGTTCCTGACCAACAAGGAGCTCCACCTGGATCATCGGATTACCACACAATCCGACTCCGAACTGGGAATCTTTAAACTTATCCTGAACAACGTGAGTGGCGATGACAAGGGTGTGTATACTGTAAAGGTGACCAATCCTGCGGGAGATGCCAAATGCTTTTCGCATCTCATAGTGAAGTCCGTGAATGCTCCCGAAAACCGTAGAAGTAGCCAATCGTCGGTTGAAATCATAGACCGTCACCAGTGTCCCGAATTCAAAGAACTGTTTAGTGACAAACAAGGTGAAATCGATGAGGTGATCAAGTTCGAGTGCATTGTCAAGGGCAAGCCCACACCAAAGGTCCACTGGTTTTTTAACGACCAACCCGTTCATGGTCATAATTTCCTCGTGTCTACAAGTGGAGAACGTCAAGTGCTGACCATTCAGAAGTTAACCCACGATGCCGTGGGCAAGATCAGTTGTGTGGCTGAGAATGAGGCGGGCAAGGCCACCTGTGTGGCCTTTTTGAATATCCGAGGAAGTGGTTTGCCCGCCTCCAGTGATGTTCAGACTGTGAGCCAGGAGCACAACACCGAATCCTCGAGGGTCACGATCAAAAAGCAGACCTTTACCACCACTTCCACCTCGCAGGTCAATTCCTATGAGGGAAATGCTCCTCAAACCGAGGTTCATCACTCCTCCGCTCACATCGATCAATCCCTGAAGCAACTTGGACAACAGCGGCCGGAGATTGTGGAGAGCCATCACTACCAGGAGTTGCATAAGAGCAAGGAGATGAGCAGCCCCAGTGTGCAGCAAAAGTCCTTTAGCTTTATCCAATCCAGTGGAGCCAACGGACAATCCGCAGTAGCAATACCAGACTCGCCCACTCGCCTCAGAAGAGAAATAGCTCCCAGATTCACCACTCCCCTTAGTGGAAAAATCGTGGATCAGGGCGCCGATGTCAGCATGGAGGCCATTTACGATGGCTTTCCGTCGCCCGAGATCAAGGTGGAAAAGAATGGAGGGCAGCTGTTCGAGGATGCCCACACTAGGATCTCCAACAAGTGCAATCGCGTGACCATCGAACTCAAacaagtgggcgtggccgatGCGGGACGATACGCGGTGACAGCCTCCAATACTGTGGGTCAATCCACCAGCACAGCGGACTTGGTCGTTAAAA AGACCATATTCCCGCCTGTTTTTGGCCGACGTCTGCAGGCTCAAGTTAGCAAGAAGGGCGAGAAACTGACCATGGAGGTGGAGGTCACCGGGTTGCCGGAACCGACGGTCACCTGGCTGAAGGACGATAAGCCGCTAAAGGATGCTGGAATTTCCGAGCACCGCTTGCTCGCCCAGGGCAACTCCTACAGGCTGATCATCGAAAAGG CGCAAACGACGGACTCCGGAAAATACATGGTGCGTGCCACAAATGCGGGAGGTGAGGCCAAGAGCATTGCCGACTGTGCCATCCTCGAGCCTTCGCCGGAACGCTTGCAGGAGGTGGTCAAGACGATTGTCTATGAGACGGGTCCTGTGGCTCCGGCCAGCGAATTCAAAACTGAA GTGCCGAATCAAAGTCAGAACAGCGAAAACCAACAGTCGTACCAGAGCAGTCAGACCGAAGTGACTAGTGCCAATGATCTCCACGGTCTGTCCGAGTCGAAAGTGATCACTGAGCATCGTTGCACTACCGAGGCAACCATGCGTCTAGAGCACAAATCGAACTACCTGGATCTGCCCGAGTTGACCGCGCGACCCAAGACACCAACCACAAACGATACTATCACCATCACCACAAACACTGCCACCGCCAGCATGGATCAGCCAGATCTGACACAgcccaccatcaccaccaccaccaccaacaaaGCCCCACCGCCAGTACCACCCAAACCCTGTACGCCCGTGGTGGCCACCACCTatggccaacagcagcaaccaccACAGACGCTGACCAGCACCAGATACGAGCAGAGCGAGCACAAGTCAACCACATCGTCCTCCTCGTTCGACTACTTCAAGAAGATCGATGAAGAGACCATCATCCAGCGGCCAAATCCATTAACATTTAAGCCCCTGGAGACTGTGGTACGACAACCTCAGGCACAATCTCTGGCGGAGGAGCTCAGGAGTCTCAACCTAATACCCGGAGATGCTCCAGAGTTCTGTTACTCACCGAAAACCGAAAGAAGCGAGCCCAAGATACCCCTAATTACTGAGAAAATCAAGATACTTTCCGAGGTCCAACCCAAGGAGCCACCACCACAGGGTGGTGTACCCGTCTTTCCACCTCCTCTGGGTCTCCAAACTGTGCAACACGAAAGCACAACCACTAAGGAGGTGAAGGTGGAGTATGGACAACCAATTGTGCGCCCTGCGGCGGTGTTAGCCACTCCTGCTCAGCAGAACCCACGCTCACCCTCTCCCAAACCCTCCGCCGAAGGAGTGGCCATGTCGAGATTATGGACACCAACTGGGGTCACTGGTTACACCAGTGATGTTGAGCAGAAATCGGAGAAAACAGTAATCTCCAAGCTGGCCACACCAACTCCAACCAAGGAGCTGAATGCACCCTTCCTGGTAAATCAGATAGTAAAGAGCATACCAACAACTTCTCCCGTAACGCACTTGGTGAATGTGGTACTGGAACCAGGGACACCACCAGAGATTTGCTTTGCGCCCAAGGTAGAAGAAACCCGTCGACGTTCCTTGGTTGAGACCATGGAGCAGAAACTGGAACAAAATTTGATCCAGGGACCCAGCAAGGTCTTGCCGCACTCGGTGCCCACCCTGACACCAAACACCGCACCACCTGTTCAGTCGAAACCTTTGGGTAACACCACTTACAGACCACCGCCTCCAGTTCTACCCACCCGATTGGGAATCTACGAAAGCGACTATGAGAGTGATCGGTACAAGTATAGTGGCAGTGAATCGGATGTGGAGCCCGGAGTTCGCAAGCAGCCACAACTGACCGCCATGGAGACCTCCTTTAAGTCCAGTGGCTACACAGCGGATACTGAGGAGCATTCTAGCTACCGCAAGTCGGAGTCAAGTTTTTACGAAACCAAGTCATCGTCCACTATTGGAAGCGCACCACCGCAAACACAGTTCCCGAAGTTGCAGCCTGAGCCACCGGCACCGATTTACTTCACGCCAAAGCCACAACCGCAGGTGCAACCACAGGCGCCACCATCTCAATCGAATGTTCACAGTCAGGAGGCGAAG GACTACAAGTACACCTCCTCGAGTATGACCAGTAACTACTCCCACAACAtgcagagcagcagcagttcctCCCATCACGAGACCAAGTTCTCCTCGACGTCAGCACCGCCACCAGTGGTTACCTATCCTAGTCCTATTCCTGCCCAGAGGAAAACCCCGGCGGCGGAGTTCAGTGACTACAGCAGTGAGATTGATGAACGCTTCCGTTCCGTGTCCCGCACCAATGAATCCGATGCAGAGATCAAGGGGTACCGAGTGGTCTTTCCACCCACGCCTACTCCTCGCACAAACATAGCCACCAATGGCCACAAATCGCCAGTGGTGGTAATTACCCCTTCGCCCATGGAATTCGAACCGACTCCTCAGGACTACGCTAGGCCCAAATTTGAACCGATTGGCAAGGAGATACGCCATGAAATCAAGACGGAGACTAGCTCCAAACAATCCAAGTTTATGCAGAACCAACACCAGAGTCAGCCAGTCTTTAAGACAAAACCAGTGGCGGCCAAATTTATTGCGGCaacccaacaacaacagcagaagcagccACAGGCCACAGCCCGTCCGACCATGTACTACAATGCTGTTGCTGGAGCTCCGATGCACGTGGCCAAGATGGCCACCGAAACCAAGAACGTGATGCAGATGCACGAGTCCACTGAGAGTTCACAGCGGGTGGTGAATATGCAACAGACCAAGAGGGTAATACACTTTGATAGTGCGCAGGAGCAGAGGGATCAGCAGATCCTGGAACCCATCCCCTACAGTCCCGCCACCAGTCGTACGCCCTCGAGGCAATCCCATCTGCCAccgccagccacgcccactaaaTTTGTGCCCGGAGAATTCCGGGAGAGTGATTACGAGAGTGAGGTTGATGGAGCACGCATCCAACCACTGTGGTCTCCTTACGGCGATGGTTTGACCAAAGGTTTCAGGCGGGTGGCGCCACCTCAAGGAGCTGGTCGATCGTGCAGTCTGCCCCGGACCTATGAAAGGGTCTTGTCTCCCATGGAATTCGATCGAGGTCCTGAGATGCCCAGCAAGATCCACGTGGATATAAACACTCTGAGGAAAGAGCAACGCGGGGGCAGTACAGTGACAACACAAAATCGTACGCAATCCTTGAACAGGAACACCACCATGAggaaacagcagcaacatcagcaacagcaacagcagcagcagtccaTGGATCAGATCGACAGGGCCGGAACTCTGCCCCGTTATGGTTATGGTTCCCTCCAGCAGCAAGCAGAGAATCAGGGTCGTCGCATGGGCTCCACCTTCCTCCAGAAGTCCCATCAGTTTGTCGACGATGTTAGCAGGGAGATCAGAAGCTCCGCTTCGAACGGCATCCGTCCGGGTTTCAAAAGGGCTCCCAGCGAAGGCAGCAGCCAGCAACCTCAGGCCTTTCGGGATGAATCGCGCGTTTCTCAATACG GAACCAAATGCGTCGACCCCAATACCGGTTTGATATACTTCAAGTATGATTTTGGCTATGAATTTGGCATCCTTTTCCCTGGCGAGGGTCACAAGTTCGTCAGTAGCCAGTGGAACAGCAGtggcaatagcaatagcaatgtCATGCCAATCAAAAATGGACGTCACTCCCCATATCCTTTGAAACTTCCCCCTGGAAATGAGCTGGTGATTCCCGTTCAGCACGAGAGAACCGCTCAAGGATACAGTTCAGATAACGAAGTGCAGCGAAGGAGCCAGACCAGGAATTGGTCGTCTACCAGGCCAATGGCACCACGAACAGTCAACAGCCACAAGCGCTATAGCCTGCCCAGTGGCCACAGCCTTGACATCCATCTCGATCGCCTCCATGCCCAGGCACCTCGGCTGCCTCCGGATCAGATGATCCGCACAG TGCCGGAGCTGCCCAATACGGAACCCGTCAATGCGCATCTGAATCGCGATGAGCTGGCACAAAGGCAGCCATTATTCATAACG CCGCTGAAAGACATCGCGGTCGGAGTGGGAGGCACGGCGCGCTTCGAGTGCATTGTACAGGCCCATCCGCAGCCGCAGGTCAACTGGACGCACAACGGCGGTCTCCTGGAGTCGGGTAGCAGGCACTGCATCGAGTACCGCAACGGCGTGTGCCGGCTAACTCTGCCGCAGGCCTATCCGG ATGACAACGGCAGCTATGCCTGCACCGCCATAAATCCTCTGGGAGCGGCCACCACAAGCGGAAATTTGACCGTTTCGAGCACAAACCGCGGATTTAGATACTAA